A window of the Parvularcula bermudensis HTCC2503 genome harbors these coding sequences:
- a CDS encoding TonB-dependent receptor domain-containing protein, whose protein sequence is MMKAALIVSVSGLAFAATAFAQNEEDAPEDDVITVYGTSNPIPAIDYPGQVSVIDRSEIDARLVSTVSDALRDVPGLQFSGGPRRTGEVPTLRGLSGQNVLVLLDGARQSFLSAHDGRFFLDPDLIARAEVVRGPASALYGTGAVGGVLAFETVDADDLLTADETFGARFRAGYQSVNEEGAGTVTLFGRQGRLDGLASLTLRQSGDITLGSGADLPSDDDILTGLLKGSFTATDALTLEASWQRFDNTAIEPNNGQGTSGLDDGAINVEKEIVTDTFRIAAAFNPSSDLIDARLTAYWTETTVDEFDDSVPQLLTRDVETTGISLRNASRFTLGGLDLTATIGGDWFEDKQIGTDDQTEDFTRGGVPNGSAEFVGVFGQLEAILDRPLGLPGELIVIPGVRFDSFKNSSEAAGTDNEDEAVSPRIAASYGPSDWFRVFGSYSEGFRAPSLNELYLDGVHFPLPHPILFDPAGMPPNFTFVNNNFIPNPDLEPEKTATTEVGIALDFASVITQGDRFQAKLSRFESDVENLINLSVDVAFDPTCFAPPFFPCTAGTTESANVADAGLTGTELEARYDSDLFYGYLSYSSIDGEDEATGADLGTLTPGRLALDLGYRTQGIGATFGTRLQVADEFTRRDLVDGELEIAEERDGYTVLDLYATWVPPFADSFRVDLGVDNVTEEDFERVFEDVSEPGRNYKASIAYRIAY, encoded by the coding sequence ATGATGAAGGCTGCTTTGATTGTGTCCGTGTCCGGACTGGCGTTCGCCGCAACGGCATTCGCTCAAAACGAAGAGGACGCGCCGGAGGACGATGTCATCACCGTCTACGGAACATCGAATCCCATTCCCGCGATCGACTATCCCGGTCAGGTGTCGGTCATCGACCGGTCCGAGATCGATGCGCGTCTGGTCTCGACGGTGTCGGACGCATTGCGCGATGTGCCGGGGCTTCAGTTCAGCGGCGGGCCGCGGCGGACGGGAGAGGTGCCCACTTTGCGGGGGCTCTCCGGGCAGAACGTCCTCGTTCTCCTCGACGGCGCGCGGCAATCCTTCCTGTCCGCCCATGACGGGCGCTTCTTCCTCGATCCCGACCTCATCGCCCGGGCCGAAGTCGTTCGCGGGCCGGCCTCTGCCCTTTACGGGACCGGCGCCGTCGGCGGCGTGCTCGCGTTCGAGACGGTCGATGCCGATGATCTTCTGACAGCGGACGAGACCTTCGGTGCACGCTTCCGCGCGGGCTATCAAAGCGTGAACGAAGAGGGGGCGGGGACGGTCACGCTATTCGGGCGCCAAGGTCGGCTCGATGGGCTCGCGAGCCTTACCTTGCGCCAGTCCGGCGACATTACTTTGGGGTCCGGTGCCGATCTGCCCTCGGATGATGACATTCTGACCGGCCTTCTCAAGGGTAGCTTCACCGCGACGGACGCCCTGACGCTGGAGGCGTCGTGGCAACGCTTCGACAACACGGCGATTGAGCCGAACAACGGCCAGGGGACAAGCGGGCTCGATGATGGGGCGATCAATGTCGAGAAGGAGATTGTCACCGATACCTTTCGGATCGCTGCGGCCTTCAACCCGTCAAGCGACCTGATCGATGCGCGGCTGACCGCCTACTGGACCGAAACCACCGTCGACGAATTCGACGACAGCGTCCCTCAACTTCTGACCCGCGACGTGGAGACGACCGGTATCAGCCTGCGCAATGCATCCCGCTTCACCCTCGGCGGCCTCGATCTGACGGCGACAATCGGCGGTGACTGGTTCGAGGACAAACAAATCGGAACCGACGACCAGACCGAAGACTTCACCCGCGGCGGCGTACCGAACGGTTCGGCGGAGTTTGTCGGCGTTTTCGGGCAGCTTGAGGCCATCCTCGATCGGCCCCTCGGGTTACCGGGAGAATTGATCGTCATTCCTGGTGTCCGGTTCGACAGTTTCAAGAACAGCTCGGAGGCCGCAGGCACGGACAATGAAGATGAGGCCGTCTCTCCCCGGATCGCCGCGAGCTATGGGCCCTCGGACTGGTTCCGGGTCTTCGGCAGCTATTCCGAAGGCTTTCGCGCCCCGTCTCTGAACGAGCTTTATCTCGACGGCGTGCACTTCCCGCTGCCGCACCCGATCCTGTTCGACCCTGCTGGCATGCCGCCCAACTTCACCTTCGTGAACAACAATTTCATTCCGAACCCGGACCTTGAGCCGGAGAAGACGGCGACGACAGAGGTCGGCATCGCGCTCGATTTTGCTAGCGTCATCACCCAAGGCGACCGGTTCCAGGCGAAGCTCAGCCGTTTCGAAAGCGATGTGGAGAACCTCATCAATCTTTCCGTCGATGTCGCCTTCGATCCGACCTGTTTCGCGCCGCCCTTCTTTCCGTGTACCGCCGGGACAACGGAATCGGCGAATGTCGCCGACGCGGGGCTCACGGGAACCGAGCTCGAGGCGCGCTACGATTCGGACCTTTTCTACGGCTATCTCTCCTATTCGAGCATCGACGGAGAGGATGAGGCCACCGGCGCCGATCTCGGTACGTTGACACCGGGCCGGCTGGCGCTCGATCTTGGGTACCGGACCCAGGGGATCGGCGCGACCTTCGGCACCCGCCTTCAGGTGGCCGATGAGTTCACCCGGCGTGACCTCGTCGACGGCGAATTGGAGATCGCCGAAGAGCGCGACGGGTATACGGTACTCGACCTCTACGCCACCTGGGTGCCGCCCTTTGCCGATAGCTTCCGCGTCGATCTCGGCGTCGACAACGTGACAGAGGAGGACTTCGAGCGGGTCTTTGAAGACGTCTCGGAGCCGGGGCGGAATTACAAGGCGTCGATCGCCTATCGCATCGCCTACTGA
- a CDS encoding TonB-dependent receptor produces MKRLLGAASGLALLGAASAAAQSQGDGDVIVVQGQKIEQSLDQVTSSVDVTTSEEILREPIVNLYDVVDRIPNVTSSFGGLGFAIRGIDQRGIAGNGATLTVYVDDSPLGNFTTFFGPLDSWDLGQVEVYRGPQSTNFGRNALAGAIYVRTQDPTYDWDVRVRAEAGNNGVAQGAVAVGGPIIEDKLAFRAAANYRESDGFIFNTFLNEEADAAELKTGRFKLLFEPTDRISIISTSSYTENFAGEDNVDPTNGVPGQPLDAGDVIREVDYDTPGLEGTETFIQSINATWRLSDRIELQSITTYQDTDYTRQEDFDNTSAPIAALDRTGVDEAWSEEFRAKYLGDRFEGVLGFYYFTNEDGFNDSFIVPATIVDPSLPATILVSRVSANSNETTNYAGFFDGEYEMTPSIDLLFGLRYDKEEQDSVATAITSIANPPLPAGFEFLEALLGEETSEVDASYEAWLPKGGVRWEAHPNATLSFVVQRAYRAGGAQILTLNGSIDRFEPEFLWNYELAARTNFLDGRIQWNTNVFYADWRDQQVNEPVPDFPTFFTTINAGESTLYGFETDMAVEVTPDLLVYGGLGYSHTEFDDFPNANYDPDLPDSESNQENFSGNRFPFAPRWSLNAGMDYRHPSGLFGGVDVNHQSKMYQDNENFDVNEFGERMLVNARLGYQFSENMQLSAYVKNALDEQYFTSLNVISPGDEFSRLGAERTYAVRLDFDF; encoded by the coding sequence ATGAAGCGTCTGTTGGGGGCCGCATCGGGGCTTGCGTTGTTGGGGGCGGCGAGTGCCGCGGCCCAATCGCAGGGCGACGGGGATGTCATCGTCGTCCAGGGCCAGAAGATCGAGCAGTCCCTCGATCAGGTCACCTCCAGCGTCGATGTGACGACCAGCGAAGAAATTCTCCGTGAGCCGATCGTCAACCTCTATGACGTGGTCGATCGCATCCCGAACGTGACCTCATCGTTTGGCGGCCTCGGTTTCGCGATCCGAGGGATCGACCAGCGCGGGATCGCGGGCAACGGCGCGACCCTTACGGTCTATGTGGATGATTCGCCCCTCGGAAACTTCACCACCTTCTTCGGCCCCCTTGATAGCTGGGACCTCGGGCAGGTCGAAGTCTATCGCGGACCGCAATCGACCAATTTCGGTCGGAACGCGCTTGCCGGGGCGATCTATGTTCGGACCCAGGACCCGACCTATGACTGGGACGTCAGAGTGCGGGCCGAGGCGGGCAACAATGGCGTTGCCCAGGGCGCCGTGGCCGTTGGGGGGCCGATCATTGAGGACAAGCTGGCTTTCCGCGCCGCGGCCAATTATCGCGAAAGCGACGGCTTCATCTTCAACACGTTCCTCAATGAAGAGGCCGATGCCGCCGAGCTGAAGACTGGACGCTTCAAGCTCCTGTTCGAGCCGACGGATAGGATCTCGATCATCTCGACATCGTCCTACACGGAGAACTTCGCCGGCGAAGACAATGTCGATCCGACCAATGGGGTTCCGGGTCAGCCACTTGATGCGGGCGACGTTATCCGCGAGGTCGATTATGACACGCCCGGCCTCGAGGGGACCGAGACTTTCATCCAGTCGATCAACGCCACATGGCGGCTTTCCGACCGGATCGAGCTTCAGTCGATCACGACCTATCAGGACACAGATTACACCCGGCAGGAGGATTTCGACAACACATCAGCCCCGATCGCGGCCCTCGATCGTACGGGAGTGGATGAAGCCTGGTCCGAAGAATTCAGAGCGAAATATCTGGGGGACCGTTTCGAGGGTGTCCTCGGTTTTTATTATTTTACGAATGAAGATGGGTTCAACGACAGCTTCATTGTCCCGGCCACGATCGTCGATCCGAGCCTGCCCGCCACTATTCTCGTTTCCCGGGTCTCGGCCAACAGCAACGAGACGACGAATTACGCCGGCTTTTTTGACGGCGAGTACGAGATGACGCCGTCAATAGATCTCCTCTTTGGCTTGCGCTACGACAAGGAAGAGCAGGACAGCGTGGCGACGGCCATCACGTCCATCGCTAATCCGCCGCTGCCTGCTGGCTTTGAATTTCTCGAAGCCCTGCTCGGCGAAGAAACCAGTGAGGTCGACGCGTCCTATGAGGCGTGGTTGCCGAAAGGCGGTGTGCGGTGGGAAGCCCATCCGAATGCGACACTGTCCTTTGTCGTCCAACGCGCTTACCGCGCGGGGGGCGCGCAGATCCTTACCCTTAACGGCAGTATCGACCGGTTTGAACCTGAATTTCTCTGGAACTACGAATTGGCGGCACGGACGAATTTCCTCGACGGCCGGATCCAGTGGAACACGAACGTCTTTTATGCCGACTGGCGCGATCAGCAGGTCAACGAGCCGGTCCCGGACTTCCCAACCTTTTTCACGACGATCAATGCCGGGGAGTCAACGCTTTATGGTTTCGAGACCGATATGGCTGTCGAGGTCACGCCTGACCTCCTCGTCTATGGAGGCCTTGGGTATTCGCATACTGAGTTCGATGATTTCCCGAACGCGAATTACGACCCGGATTTGCCCGATAGCGAGAGCAATCAGGAAAATTTCTCTGGCAACAGATTTCCGTTCGCCCCTCGCTGGTCGCTCAATGCCGGGATGGACTACCGCCACCCGAGCGGGCTCTTCGGCGGCGTCGATGTCAATCATCAGTCCAAAATGTATCAGGATAACGAGAACTTCGATGTCAACGAATTCGGCGAGCGCATGTTGGTGAATGCTCGGCTTGGCTATCAGTTCTCGGAGAATATGCAGCTGAGTGCCTATGTGAAGAACGCGCTCGACGAGCAGTACTTCACCTCGTTGAACGTCATTTCGCCCGGTGACGAGTTCTCCCGCCTGGGGGCGGAGCGGACCTACGCCGTCCGGCTCGACTTCGATTTTTAG